One genomic segment of Choristoneura fumiferana chromosome Z, NRCan_CFum_1, whole genome shotgun sequence includes these proteins:
- the ClC-c gene encoding chloride channel protein 3 isoform X3 has product MERFPLKSSAQKMSSTYQSVYKKGALNNGFQASGEGDMVEMSPGRSADCTPTSHGTFQLYEHTPARNTDTSPNCDDDIPGIGQYDDFHTIDWQRDIARDRMRHRYIVKKRQDSIWDLIKGAHDAWSGWVCVLLVGVCTGVVAGVIDIGASWMTDLKFGICPQAFWFNREQCCWSDNETTFDHGNCSQWWTWPEALGGSRDGPGAYIISYLFYILWALLFAALSASLVRMFAPYACGSGIPEIKTILSGFIIRGYLGKWTLIIKVVGLILSVSSGLSLGKEGPMVHIASCLGNILSYLFPKYGRNEAKKREILSAAAAAGVSVAFGAPIGGVLFSLEEVSYYFPLKTLWRSFFCALIAAFILRSINPFGNEHSVLFFVEYNKPWIFFELIPFVGLGIIGGCIATIFIKANIYWCRYRKYSKLGQYPVTEVLVVTLVTAVVAYPNPYTRMNTSQLIYLLFNQCGISNSDPLCDYNRNFTDVNSAIEKAAAGPGVYRAVWLLFLALLLKLVMTVFTFGIKVPCGLFIPSLALGAIAGRIVGIGVEQLAYHYPKIWLFSGECSTGDDCITPGLYAMVGAAAVLGGVTRMTVSLVVIMFELTGGVRYIVPLMAAAMASKWVGDALGKQGIYDAHIALNGYPFLDSKDEFQHTSLAADVMQPKRNETLSVITQDSMTVEDVEALLKETEHNGYPVVVSKESQYLVGFVLRRDLNLAMANARRLVEGITGQSLVLFAGGPPAGAGGAGAGALPPLKLHRILDMAPITVTDQTPMETVVDMFRKLGLRQTLVTHNGRLLGVITKKDVLRHVKQMDNEDPNSVLFN; this is encoded by the exons GTGATGATGACATTCCTGGTATTGGTCAATATGATGACTTCCACACAATTGATTGGCAAAGAGACATTGCCCGAGATCGCATGCGCCACAGATACATAGTGAAAAAAAGACAGGACTCAATATGGGACTTAATAAAA GGAGCTCATGATGCGTGGTCTGGCTGGGTATGTGTTCTTTTGGTAGGAGTATGTACGGGTGTGGTGGCCGGAGTCATAGACATTGGTGCCTCCTGGATGACAGATCTGAAATTTGGAATCTGCCCTCAAGCATTTTGGTTCAATCGAGAACAATGTTGCTGGTCTGATAATGAAACTACATTTGACCATGGAAACTGTTCACAG TGGTGGACATGGCCGGAGGCGCTGGGTGGGTCGCGCGACGGGCCGGGAGCGTATATCATCAGCTACCTGTTCTACATCCTGTGGGCGCTGCTGTTCGCCGCGCTCTCCGCCTCGCTCGTGCGAATGTTCGCTCCTTACGCTTGTGGCTCCG GTATACCTGAAATCAAAACAATTCTCAGCGGCTTCATCATTAGAGGCTACCTTGGTAAATGGACGCTAATTATAAAAGTAGTTGGCCTAATATTGTCCGTGTCCTCTGGATTGTCTCTTGGAAAAGAAGGACCTATGGTGCATATCGCCAGTTGCTTAG GTAATATTTTATCTTACTTGTTTCCAAAATATGGCCGGAACGAGGCGAAAAAACGCGAAATCTTGTCAGCGGCGGCGGCCGCCGGAGTTTCGGTCGCCTTCGGTGCCCCCATTGGAGGCGTACTCTTCAGTTTGGAAGag GTGTCATACTACTTCCCTCTGAAAACGTTATGGCGGTCGTTCTTCTGTGCATTAATTGCGGCTTTCATCCTGCGATCGATCAACCCCTTCGGCAACGAACATTCTGTACTATTTTTTGTAGAGTACAACAAGCCTTGGATATTCTTCGAACTGATACCGTTCGTCGGACTCGGTATTATAGGC GGTTGCATAGCGACGATATTCATAAAGGCGAACATCTACTGGTGCCGCTACCGCAAGTACTCGAAGCTGGGCCAGTACCCGGTGACGGAGGTGCTGGTGGTGACGCTGGTCACGGCCGTGGTCGCGTACCCCAACCCCTACACGCGCATGAACACTAGCCAACTCATCTATCTGCTGTTCAACCAGTGCGGCATCTCCAATTCCGATCCCCTGTG TGACTACAACCGCAACTTCACGGACGTGAACTCTGCCATCGAGAAGGCGGCGGCGGGGCCGGGCGTGTACCGCGCCGTGTGGCTGCTGTTCCTGGCGCTGCTGCTCAAGTTGGTGATGACGGTGTTCACGTTCGGCATCAAGGTGCCCTGCGGCCTGTTCATCCCCAGCCTGGCGCTCGGCGCCATCGCCGGTCGCATCGTTGGCATCG GCGTGGAACAGCTGGCGTACCACTATCCGAAGATTTGGCTGTTCTCGGGCGAGTGCTCGACCGGCGACGACTGCATCACGCCCGGCCTCTATGCCATGGTGGGCGCCGCGGCTGTACTCGGCGGCGTCACGCGCATGACAG TGTCACTGGTGGTGATAATGTTCGAGCTGACGGGCGGCGTGCGCTACATCGTGCCGCTGATGGCGGCGGCGATGGCCTCCAAGTGGGTGGGCGACGCGCTCGGCAAGCAGGGCATCTACGACGCGCACATCGCGCTCAACGGGTACCCCTTCCTCGACAGCAAGGACGAGTTCCAGCACACCTCGCTCGCCGCCGACGTCATGCAACCCAA ACGCAACGAGACGCTGTCGGTGATCACGCAAGACTCCATGACGGTGGAGGACGTGGAGGCGCTGCTGAAGGAGACGGAACACAACGGCTATCCCGTCGTCGTGTCCAAGGAGTCGCAGTACCTGGTCGGCTTCGTGCTGCGCCGCGACCTCAACCTCGCTATGG CAAACGCCCGGCGGCTGGTAGAAGGCATCACGGGCCAGTCGCTGGTGCTGTTCGCGGGCGGGCcgccggcgggcgcgggcggagcgggcgcgggcgcgctgCCGCCGCTCAAGCTGCATCGCATCCTGGACATGGCGCCCATCACCGTCACCGACCAGACGCCCATGGAGACCGTCGTCGACATGTTCCGCAAGCTCGGTCTGCGCCAGACGCTCGTCACGCACAACGG TCGTCTACTCGGTGTCATTACTAAGAAGGATGTCCTCCGGCATGTTAAACAGATGGATAACGAAGACCCTAACTCCGTCTTATTCAACTGA
- the ClC-c gene encoding chloride channel protein 3 isoform X6, with amino-acid sequence MFSVCYGELVSGSFQMESAELTVEDTEPLVGHSGQECDDDIPGIGQYDDFHTIDWQRDIARDRMRHRYIVKKRQDSIWDLIKGAHDAWSGWVCVLLVGVCTGVVAGVIDIGASWMTDLKFGICPQAFWFNREQCCWSDNETTFDHGNCSQWWTWPEALGGSRDGPGAYIISYLFYILWALLFAALSASLVRMFAPYACGSGIPEIKTILSGFIIRGYLGKWTLIIKVVGLILSVSSGLSLGKEGPMVHIASCLGNILSYLFPKYGRNEAKKREILSAAAAAGVSVAFGAPIGGVLFSLEEVSYYFPLKTLWRSFFCALIAAFILRSINPFGNEHSVLFFVEYNKPWIFFELIPFVGLGIIGGCIATIFIKANIYWCRYRKYSKLGQYPVTEVLVVTLVTAVVAYPNPYTRMNTSQLIYLLFNQCGISNSDPLCDYNRNFTDVNSAIEKAAAGPGVYRAVWLLFLALLLKLVMTVFTFGIKVPCGLFIPSLALGAIAGRIVGIGVEQLAYHYPKIWLFSGECSTGDDCITPGLYAMVGAAAVLGGVTRMTVSLVVIMFELTGGVRYIVPLMAAAMASKWVGDALGKQGIYDAHIALNGYPFLDSKDEFQHTSLAADVMQPKRNETLSVITQDSMTVEDVEALLKETEHNGYPVVVSKESQYLVGFVLRRDLNLAMANARRLVEGITGQSLVLFAGGPPAGAGGAGAGALPPLKLHRILDMAPITVTDQTPMETVVDMFRKLGLRQTLVTHNGRLLGVITKKDVLRHVKQMDNEDPNSVLFN; translated from the exons GTGATGATGACATTCCTGGTATTGGTCAATATGATGACTTCCACACAATTGATTGGCAAAGAGACATTGCCCGAGATCGCATGCGCCACAGATACATAGTGAAAAAAAGACAGGACTCAATATGGGACTTAATAAAA GGAGCTCATGATGCGTGGTCTGGCTGGGTATGTGTTCTTTTGGTAGGAGTATGTACGGGTGTGGTGGCCGGAGTCATAGACATTGGTGCCTCCTGGATGACAGATCTGAAATTTGGAATCTGCCCTCAAGCATTTTGGTTCAATCGAGAACAATGTTGCTGGTCTGATAATGAAACTACATTTGACCATGGAAACTGTTCACAG TGGTGGACATGGCCGGAGGCGCTGGGTGGGTCGCGCGACGGGCCGGGAGCGTATATCATCAGCTACCTGTTCTACATCCTGTGGGCGCTGCTGTTCGCCGCGCTCTCCGCCTCGCTCGTGCGAATGTTCGCTCCTTACGCTTGTGGCTCCG GTATACCTGAAATCAAAACAATTCTCAGCGGCTTCATCATTAGAGGCTACCTTGGTAAATGGACGCTAATTATAAAAGTAGTTGGCCTAATATTGTCCGTGTCCTCTGGATTGTCTCTTGGAAAAGAAGGACCTATGGTGCATATCGCCAGTTGCTTAG GTAATATTTTATCTTACTTGTTTCCAAAATATGGCCGGAACGAGGCGAAAAAACGCGAAATCTTGTCAGCGGCGGCGGCCGCCGGAGTTTCGGTCGCCTTCGGTGCCCCCATTGGAGGCGTACTCTTCAGTTTGGAAGag GTGTCATACTACTTCCCTCTGAAAACGTTATGGCGGTCGTTCTTCTGTGCATTAATTGCGGCTTTCATCCTGCGATCGATCAACCCCTTCGGCAACGAACATTCTGTACTATTTTTTGTAGAGTACAACAAGCCTTGGATATTCTTCGAACTGATACCGTTCGTCGGACTCGGTATTATAGGC GGTTGCATAGCGACGATATTCATAAAGGCGAACATCTACTGGTGCCGCTACCGCAAGTACTCGAAGCTGGGCCAGTACCCGGTGACGGAGGTGCTGGTGGTGACGCTGGTCACGGCCGTGGTCGCGTACCCCAACCCCTACACGCGCATGAACACTAGCCAACTCATCTATCTGCTGTTCAACCAGTGCGGCATCTCCAATTCCGATCCCCTGTG TGACTACAACCGCAACTTCACGGACGTGAACTCTGCCATCGAGAAGGCGGCGGCGGGGCCGGGCGTGTACCGCGCCGTGTGGCTGCTGTTCCTGGCGCTGCTGCTCAAGTTGGTGATGACGGTGTTCACGTTCGGCATCAAGGTGCCCTGCGGCCTGTTCATCCCCAGCCTGGCGCTCGGCGCCATCGCCGGTCGCATCGTTGGCATCG GCGTGGAACAGCTGGCGTACCACTATCCGAAGATTTGGCTGTTCTCGGGCGAGTGCTCGACCGGCGACGACTGCATCACGCCCGGCCTCTATGCCATGGTGGGCGCCGCGGCTGTACTCGGCGGCGTCACGCGCATGACAG TGTCACTGGTGGTGATAATGTTCGAGCTGACGGGCGGCGTGCGCTACATCGTGCCGCTGATGGCGGCGGCGATGGCCTCCAAGTGGGTGGGCGACGCGCTCGGCAAGCAGGGCATCTACGACGCGCACATCGCGCTCAACGGGTACCCCTTCCTCGACAGCAAGGACGAGTTCCAGCACACCTCGCTCGCCGCCGACGTCATGCAACCCAA ACGCAACGAGACGCTGTCGGTGATCACGCAAGACTCCATGACGGTGGAGGACGTGGAGGCGCTGCTGAAGGAGACGGAACACAACGGCTATCCCGTCGTCGTGTCCAAGGAGTCGCAGTACCTGGTCGGCTTCGTGCTGCGCCGCGACCTCAACCTCGCTATGG CAAACGCCCGGCGGCTGGTAGAAGGCATCACGGGCCAGTCGCTGGTGCTGTTCGCGGGCGGGCcgccggcgggcgcgggcggagcgggcgcgggcgcgctgCCGCCGCTCAAGCTGCATCGCATCCTGGACATGGCGCCCATCACCGTCACCGACCAGACGCCCATGGAGACCGTCGTCGACATGTTCCGCAAGCTCGGTCTGCGCCAGACGCTCGTCACGCACAACGG TCGTCTACTCGGTGTCATTACTAAGAAGGATGTCCTCCGGCATGTTAAACAGATGGATAACGAAGACCCTAACTCCGTCTTATTCAACTGA
- the ClC-c gene encoding chloride channel protein 3 isoform X5 — translation MFSVCYGELVSGSFQMESAELTVEDTEPLVGHSGQEWDAVIFSGMQGDDDIPGIGQYDDFHTIDWQRDIARDRMRHRYIVKKRQDSIWDLIKGAHDAWSGWVCVLLVGVCTGVVAGVIDIGASWMTDLKFGICPQAFWFNREQCCWSDNETTFDHGNCSQWWTWPEALGGSRDGPGAYIISYLFYILWALLFAALSASLVRMFAPYACGSGIPEIKTILSGFIIRGYLGKWTLIIKVVGLILSVSSGLSLGKEGPMVHIASCLGNILSYLFPKYGRNEAKKREILSAAAAAGVSVAFGAPIGGVLFSLEEVSYYFPLKTLWRSFFCALIAAFILRSINPFGNEHSVLFFVEYNKPWIFFELIPFVGLGIIGGCIATIFIKANIYWCRYRKYSKLGQYPVTEVLVVTLVTAVVAYPNPYTRMNTSQLIYLLFNQCGISNSDPLCDYNRNFTDVNSAIEKAAAGPGVYRAVWLLFLALLLKLVMTVFTFGIKVPCGLFIPSLALGAIAGRIVGIGVEQLAYHYPKIWLFSGECSTGDDCITPGLYAMVGAAAVLGGVTRMTVSLVVIMFELTGGVRYIVPLMAAAMASKWVGDALGKQGIYDAHIALNGYPFLDSKDEFQHTSLAADVMQPKRNETLSVITQDSMTVEDVEALLKETEHNGYPVVVSKESQYLVGFVLRRDLNLAMANARRLVEGITGQSLVLFAGGPPAGAGGAGAGALPPLKLHRILDMAPITVTDQTPMETVVDMFRKLGLRQTLVTHNGRLLGVITKKDVLRHVKQMDNEDPNSVLFN, via the exons gGGACGCAGTCATATTTTCTGGGATGCAGG GTGATGATGACATTCCTGGTATTGGTCAATATGATGACTTCCACACAATTGATTGGCAAAGAGACATTGCCCGAGATCGCATGCGCCACAGATACATAGTGAAAAAAAGACAGGACTCAATATGGGACTTAATAAAA GGAGCTCATGATGCGTGGTCTGGCTGGGTATGTGTTCTTTTGGTAGGAGTATGTACGGGTGTGGTGGCCGGAGTCATAGACATTGGTGCCTCCTGGATGACAGATCTGAAATTTGGAATCTGCCCTCAAGCATTTTGGTTCAATCGAGAACAATGTTGCTGGTCTGATAATGAAACTACATTTGACCATGGAAACTGTTCACAG TGGTGGACATGGCCGGAGGCGCTGGGTGGGTCGCGCGACGGGCCGGGAGCGTATATCATCAGCTACCTGTTCTACATCCTGTGGGCGCTGCTGTTCGCCGCGCTCTCCGCCTCGCTCGTGCGAATGTTCGCTCCTTACGCTTGTGGCTCCG GTATACCTGAAATCAAAACAATTCTCAGCGGCTTCATCATTAGAGGCTACCTTGGTAAATGGACGCTAATTATAAAAGTAGTTGGCCTAATATTGTCCGTGTCCTCTGGATTGTCTCTTGGAAAAGAAGGACCTATGGTGCATATCGCCAGTTGCTTAG GTAATATTTTATCTTACTTGTTTCCAAAATATGGCCGGAACGAGGCGAAAAAACGCGAAATCTTGTCAGCGGCGGCGGCCGCCGGAGTTTCGGTCGCCTTCGGTGCCCCCATTGGAGGCGTACTCTTCAGTTTGGAAGag GTGTCATACTACTTCCCTCTGAAAACGTTATGGCGGTCGTTCTTCTGTGCATTAATTGCGGCTTTCATCCTGCGATCGATCAACCCCTTCGGCAACGAACATTCTGTACTATTTTTTGTAGAGTACAACAAGCCTTGGATATTCTTCGAACTGATACCGTTCGTCGGACTCGGTATTATAGGC GGTTGCATAGCGACGATATTCATAAAGGCGAACATCTACTGGTGCCGCTACCGCAAGTACTCGAAGCTGGGCCAGTACCCGGTGACGGAGGTGCTGGTGGTGACGCTGGTCACGGCCGTGGTCGCGTACCCCAACCCCTACACGCGCATGAACACTAGCCAACTCATCTATCTGCTGTTCAACCAGTGCGGCATCTCCAATTCCGATCCCCTGTG TGACTACAACCGCAACTTCACGGACGTGAACTCTGCCATCGAGAAGGCGGCGGCGGGGCCGGGCGTGTACCGCGCCGTGTGGCTGCTGTTCCTGGCGCTGCTGCTCAAGTTGGTGATGACGGTGTTCACGTTCGGCATCAAGGTGCCCTGCGGCCTGTTCATCCCCAGCCTGGCGCTCGGCGCCATCGCCGGTCGCATCGTTGGCATCG GCGTGGAACAGCTGGCGTACCACTATCCGAAGATTTGGCTGTTCTCGGGCGAGTGCTCGACCGGCGACGACTGCATCACGCCCGGCCTCTATGCCATGGTGGGCGCCGCGGCTGTACTCGGCGGCGTCACGCGCATGACAG TGTCACTGGTGGTGATAATGTTCGAGCTGACGGGCGGCGTGCGCTACATCGTGCCGCTGATGGCGGCGGCGATGGCCTCCAAGTGGGTGGGCGACGCGCTCGGCAAGCAGGGCATCTACGACGCGCACATCGCGCTCAACGGGTACCCCTTCCTCGACAGCAAGGACGAGTTCCAGCACACCTCGCTCGCCGCCGACGTCATGCAACCCAA ACGCAACGAGACGCTGTCGGTGATCACGCAAGACTCCATGACGGTGGAGGACGTGGAGGCGCTGCTGAAGGAGACGGAACACAACGGCTATCCCGTCGTCGTGTCCAAGGAGTCGCAGTACCTGGTCGGCTTCGTGCTGCGCCGCGACCTCAACCTCGCTATGG CAAACGCCCGGCGGCTGGTAGAAGGCATCACGGGCCAGTCGCTGGTGCTGTTCGCGGGCGGGCcgccggcgggcgcgggcggagcgggcgcgggcgcgctgCCGCCGCTCAAGCTGCATCGCATCCTGGACATGGCGCCCATCACCGTCACCGACCAGACGCCCATGGAGACCGTCGTCGACATGTTCCGCAAGCTCGGTCTGCGCCAGACGCTCGTCACGCACAACGG TCGTCTACTCGGTGTCATTACTAAGAAGGATGTCCTCCGGCATGTTAAACAGATGGATAACGAAGACCCTAACTCCGTCTTATTCAACTGA
- the ClC-c gene encoding chloride channel protein 3 isoform X2: protein MERFPLKSSAQKMSSTYQSVYKKGALNNGFQASGEGDMVEMSPGRSADCTPTSHGTFQLYEHTPARNTDTSPNWDAVIFSGMQGDDDIPGIGQYDDFHTIDWQRDIARDRMRHRYIVKKRQDSIWDLIKGAHDAWSGWVCVLLVGVCTGVVAGVIDIGASWMTDLKFGICPQAFWFNREQCCWSDNETTFDHGNCSQWWTWPEALGGSRDGPGAYIISYLFYILWALLFAALSASLVRMFAPYACGSGIPEIKTILSGFIIRGYLGKWTLIIKVVGLILSVSSGLSLGKEGPMVHIASCLGNILSYLFPKYGRNEAKKREILSAAAAAGVSVAFGAPIGGVLFSLEEVSYYFPLKTLWRSFFCALIAAFILRSINPFGNEHSVLFFVEYNKPWIFFELIPFVGLGIIGGCIATIFIKANIYWCRYRKYSKLGQYPVTEVLVVTLVTAVVAYPNPYTRMNTSQLIYLLFNQCGISNSDPLCDYNRNFTDVNSAIEKAAAGPGVYRAVWLLFLALLLKLVMTVFTFGIKVPCGLFIPSLALGAIAGRIVGIGVEQLAYHYPKIWLFSGECSTGDDCITPGLYAMVGAAAVLGGVTRMTVSLVVIMFELTGGVRYIVPLMAAAMASKWVGDALGKQGIYDAHIALNGYPFLDSKDEFQHTSLAADVMQPKRNETLSVITQDSMTVEDVEALLKETEHNGYPVVVSKESQYLVGFVLRRDLNLAMANARRLVEGITGQSLVLFAGGPPAGAGGAGAGALPPLKLHRILDMAPITVTDQTPMETVVDMFRKLGLRQTLVTHNGRLLGVITKKDVLRHVKQMDNEDPNSVLFN, encoded by the exons gGGACGCAGTCATATTTTCTGGGATGCAGG GTGATGATGACATTCCTGGTATTGGTCAATATGATGACTTCCACACAATTGATTGGCAAAGAGACATTGCCCGAGATCGCATGCGCCACAGATACATAGTGAAAAAAAGACAGGACTCAATATGGGACTTAATAAAA GGAGCTCATGATGCGTGGTCTGGCTGGGTATGTGTTCTTTTGGTAGGAGTATGTACGGGTGTGGTGGCCGGAGTCATAGACATTGGTGCCTCCTGGATGACAGATCTGAAATTTGGAATCTGCCCTCAAGCATTTTGGTTCAATCGAGAACAATGTTGCTGGTCTGATAATGAAACTACATTTGACCATGGAAACTGTTCACAG TGGTGGACATGGCCGGAGGCGCTGGGTGGGTCGCGCGACGGGCCGGGAGCGTATATCATCAGCTACCTGTTCTACATCCTGTGGGCGCTGCTGTTCGCCGCGCTCTCCGCCTCGCTCGTGCGAATGTTCGCTCCTTACGCTTGTGGCTCCG GTATACCTGAAATCAAAACAATTCTCAGCGGCTTCATCATTAGAGGCTACCTTGGTAAATGGACGCTAATTATAAAAGTAGTTGGCCTAATATTGTCCGTGTCCTCTGGATTGTCTCTTGGAAAAGAAGGACCTATGGTGCATATCGCCAGTTGCTTAG GTAATATTTTATCTTACTTGTTTCCAAAATATGGCCGGAACGAGGCGAAAAAACGCGAAATCTTGTCAGCGGCGGCGGCCGCCGGAGTTTCGGTCGCCTTCGGTGCCCCCATTGGAGGCGTACTCTTCAGTTTGGAAGag GTGTCATACTACTTCCCTCTGAAAACGTTATGGCGGTCGTTCTTCTGTGCATTAATTGCGGCTTTCATCCTGCGATCGATCAACCCCTTCGGCAACGAACATTCTGTACTATTTTTTGTAGAGTACAACAAGCCTTGGATATTCTTCGAACTGATACCGTTCGTCGGACTCGGTATTATAGGC GGTTGCATAGCGACGATATTCATAAAGGCGAACATCTACTGGTGCCGCTACCGCAAGTACTCGAAGCTGGGCCAGTACCCGGTGACGGAGGTGCTGGTGGTGACGCTGGTCACGGCCGTGGTCGCGTACCCCAACCCCTACACGCGCATGAACACTAGCCAACTCATCTATCTGCTGTTCAACCAGTGCGGCATCTCCAATTCCGATCCCCTGTG TGACTACAACCGCAACTTCACGGACGTGAACTCTGCCATCGAGAAGGCGGCGGCGGGGCCGGGCGTGTACCGCGCCGTGTGGCTGCTGTTCCTGGCGCTGCTGCTCAAGTTGGTGATGACGGTGTTCACGTTCGGCATCAAGGTGCCCTGCGGCCTGTTCATCCCCAGCCTGGCGCTCGGCGCCATCGCCGGTCGCATCGTTGGCATCG GCGTGGAACAGCTGGCGTACCACTATCCGAAGATTTGGCTGTTCTCGGGCGAGTGCTCGACCGGCGACGACTGCATCACGCCCGGCCTCTATGCCATGGTGGGCGCCGCGGCTGTACTCGGCGGCGTCACGCGCATGACAG TGTCACTGGTGGTGATAATGTTCGAGCTGACGGGCGGCGTGCGCTACATCGTGCCGCTGATGGCGGCGGCGATGGCCTCCAAGTGGGTGGGCGACGCGCTCGGCAAGCAGGGCATCTACGACGCGCACATCGCGCTCAACGGGTACCCCTTCCTCGACAGCAAGGACGAGTTCCAGCACACCTCGCTCGCCGCCGACGTCATGCAACCCAA ACGCAACGAGACGCTGTCGGTGATCACGCAAGACTCCATGACGGTGGAGGACGTGGAGGCGCTGCTGAAGGAGACGGAACACAACGGCTATCCCGTCGTCGTGTCCAAGGAGTCGCAGTACCTGGTCGGCTTCGTGCTGCGCCGCGACCTCAACCTCGCTATGG CAAACGCCCGGCGGCTGGTAGAAGGCATCACGGGCCAGTCGCTGGTGCTGTTCGCGGGCGGGCcgccggcgggcgcgggcggagcgggcgcgggcgcgctgCCGCCGCTCAAGCTGCATCGCATCCTGGACATGGCGCCCATCACCGTCACCGACCAGACGCCCATGGAGACCGTCGTCGACATGTTCCGCAAGCTCGGTCTGCGCCAGACGCTCGTCACGCACAACGG TCGTCTACTCGGTGTCATTACTAAGAAGGATGTCCTCCGGCATGTTAAACAGATGGATAACGAAGACCCTAACTCCGTCTTATTCAACTGA